From a single Nothobranchius furzeri strain GRZ-AD chromosome 9, NfurGRZ-RIMD1, whole genome shotgun sequence genomic region:
- the gcfc2 gene encoding intron Large complex component GCFC2 has protein sequence MFNKKPRRNFRQRKESSSDNEEERKNNGEGEESEKVPSAVNKPLKSAQGRGISASSKRATPPPSDSSDGEEREELTEGEEQDEPKKTKTLVLSFSDDKEVEESTFKLKRSSDKAVLFHVRKKEAPPARTNKASGVGVPSGSSPRHDYSSEASPQSLHHDDNNNSGDEDDAKSPSSDSDSSSSATKPIVIPKAEEIHAARKKRRAARAQKEFISLDRDGRSSTGSTPSHYSRDDEEDQIDNDDDDPDDHEKRIEFAPQMKSIRERIAEQLGGSDESLSGTDEEEQDLWEQTQIEKGFKRRPGEQSPSGSESSSSSIIINRRDQGRQKKRPAGLKIPKTLAPVSVSMVKRRITGKLDSLKEVHRARQAELRRMAGDAENAKSSVEILEESSSESQLKFYRNMTLYVHNLVECLQEKIVEVNSLEVEMHTLLSDQREALLVQRRKRIQARAERLQQLSYKSDEQSSGSPSETKTQCETDTAEKTDEDFDLYRDPELSSEEEEQMQKAIADIQSRSQLVFSDVQDDFCDVKKILSRFEEWRRSYSESYHNAYISLCLPKLLNPIIRHQLLAWNPLKDTNGDFENLPWFTAVETFCHGHDHEELEQTDRQTLSNVIEKSLLPKITAFVELVWDPMSDQQSSCLSDVCHRLKEDYSIFEGEQSKPVKGFIEAVIQSLRSCVDEDVFIPLYPKKLLEESSSPQCRFRDEQFWTAVKLLRNMGKWDLLLPESVLKEIMLDKLLNRYLMITLCSQTLSGSSAASACQKIAECLPVLWFEGETVCPPQLQSFRNYLVQKVHSICKQQPPQDPNTRSAVVEQLKVLSRIRSYDAIMALTGKYHYEDMVYSHQLLNQETV, from the exons ATGTTCAACAAGAAGCCCCGGAGAAACTTTCGGCAGAGGAAAGAGAGCTCCAGTGACAACGAGGAGGAGCGAAAGAACAATGGAGAAGGAGAGGAAAGCGAGAAGGTCCCTTCAGCCGTAAATAAACCTCTTAAATCGGCGCAGGGCCGCGGCATCTCTGCTAGCTCCAAGCGAGCAACGCCTCCACCTTCGGATAGCAGTGACGGAGAAGAACGGGAGGAATTAACAGAAGGAGAGGAGCAAGATGAGCCAAAGAAAACCAAAACATTAGTTCTTAGTTTTTCTGACGACAAAGAAG TTGAAGAATCCACTTTTAAACTGAAGAGGTCGTCTGATAAAGCTGTGTTGTTTCATGTGAGGAAGAAAGAGGCTCCCCCTGCCAGGACCAACAAAG CCTCGGGAGTTGGTGTCCCATCAGGTAGTTCTCCCAGGCATGATTATAGCAGTGAGGCTTCACCACAGTCTCTGCATCACGATGACAACAACAatagtggtgatgaagatgatgccaAATCTCCATCCTCTGACTCAGACTCCAGCAGTTCTGCTACAAAACCAA TAGTTATACCCAAAGCTGAGGAAATCcatgctgccaggaagaagcgTCGTGCTGCCCGAGCCCAGAAGGAGTTCATTTCACTGGATAGAGATGGTCGTAGCTCAACTGGCAGCACCCCGAGTCACTATAGtagagatgatgaagaagatcAAATCGATAATGATGACGATGATCCGGATGACCACGAGAAACGAATTGAATTCGCTCCACAAATGAAAAGCATCAGGGAAAGGATTGCTGAGCAACTAG GAGGCAGTGATGAAAGTCTCTCAGGCACTGATGAAGAAGAGCAGGATCTTTGGGAGCAGACTCAAATAGAAAAAGGATTCAAGAGGCGACCAGGGGAGCAA AGCCCATCTGGCAGTgaatccagcagcagcagcatcatcatcaacagGCGAGACCAAGGAAGACAGAAGAAGAGACCAGCGGGACTCAAAATCCCAAAGACTCTTGCTCCTGTCTCCGTGTCGATGGTTAAGAGAAGAATCACTGGAAA ACTGGACTCCTTGAAGGAGGTGCACCGAGCGAGGCAGGCCGAGCTGAGGAGGATGGCGGGTGACGCTGAGAACGCTAAATCTTCTGTGGAGATCCTGGAGGAAAGTTCATCAGAGAGTCAGCTCAAGTTTTACAGAAACATGACCCTTTACGTTCACAACCTCGTCGAGTGTCTGCAGGAAAAG ATTGTTGAAGTCAACTCTTTGGAAGTGGAGATGCACACTCTGCTGTCTGACCAGAGGGAGGCGCTGTTGGTTCAGAGACGAAAGAGGATTCAGGCTCGGGCTGAGCGCCTGCAGCAGCTCAGCT ATAaatcagatgagcagagcagcggCTCGCCTAGTGAGACAAAAACACAGTG TGAAACCGACACAGCTGAAAAGACAGATGAAGACTTTGATTTATACAGAGACCCTGAACTTTCTTCAGAAGAAGAGGAGCAGATGCAGAAAGCAATAG CTGATATCCAGTCTAGGTCCCAGCTGGTCTTTTCTGATGTCCAAGACGACTTCTGCGATGTTAAAAAGATTCTGTCTCGCTTTGAAGAATGGAGAAGATCTTATTCAGAGTCCTACCACAATGCCTACATCTCTCTGTGTCTGCCCAAGCTGCTGAATCCCATCATTAGACATCAGCTGCTGGCATGGAACCCTTTAAAA GACACCAATGGAGACTTTGAAAACCTCCCATGGTTCACAGCAGTGGAGACATTTTGTCATGGCCATGACCACGAGGAGCTGgagcagacagacaggcagacgctCTCTAATGTCATTGAAAAATCCCTCCTGCCTAAAATAACCG CGTTCGTGGAGCTGGTGTGGGACCCCATGTCTGACCAACAGTCGTCCTGTCTGTCTGATGTTTGTCACCGACTGAAGGAGGATTATTCCATCTTTGAAGGAGAGCAGAGTAAACCGGTTAAG GGCTTCATTGAGGCTGTGATCCAGAGCCTGAGGAGCTGTGTGGATGAAGATGTCTTTATTCCTCTGTATCCTAAAAA ACTTTTAGAGGAAAGCTCGTCTCCTCAGTGCCGTTTCAGGGACGAGCAGTTCTGGACAGCTGTGAAA CTGCTAAGGAACATGGGAAAGTGGGATCTGCTGCTTCCCGAGTCTGTTTTAAAAGAAATAATGTTGGACAAACTTCTGAACCGCTACCTGATGATCACATTGTGCAGTCAGACGCTCTCCGGCAGTAGTGCTGCCTCCGCATGCCAAAAG ATTGCAGAATGTCTGCCTGTTCTGTGGTTTGAAGGAGAAACTGTTTGTCCGCCTCAGCTTCAGAGTTTCAGAAACTACCTAGTACAGAAAGTGCACAGCATCTGCAAACAGCAGCCTCCCCAGGACCCAAACACCAG GTCTGCAGTGGTTGAACAACTGAAGGTTTTAAGTAGAATCAGGAGCTACGACGCCATCATGGCTTTAACAGGGAAGTACCACTATGAAGATATGGTCTACTCTCACCAGCTGCTGAACCAAGAGACAGTTTGA